The genomic interval AGCGCGTCAGCGCCCTCTATTCTGTCAAGAAAACAACCCCCGTCGCCGGCCGTTCAACGATCATCTCGGTCTTCACCCGGCACGGCCGGAAGCAGCTGCTGACATCCACGTTGTCGCCCAGGCCGTGGGCCTGGACATGGAAATCAAAATCCCGCAGCAGGGCGTAAAAATGCTCGAAGATCGCCGGGCGGGTCTGGAGGAAAATGGTGAACGCGCTGGTGACGCCGTAATGCTGGGCAAAATGGTGGACCAGGAGGTAGAAACAGGCGGCCGAAAGGTAGTGGGCGTTGGGCTGCTTGTAGAGTTCGGGGTGGAATTTGGAGACGTGAATCCGGTGGGAAAACTGGTTCAGGCAGAGTATCAGGGCGTACGAGATCTCCTCGGCGCTTCTGCGGTCGCGGATGAAATATTCGCTGCAAAACCCCTCGGAGCAGCAGGAGATCTCGAAGCGTTGGAGCAGGAGGGGCACCTGGTGGGTCATGAAAGCCGATTCCGGCAGGGGGATATCCCCGGTGTTCATGGCAGGGGGCTCCGTTTTGAGGGTTGACCCGTCCGCGGGCGTGCCGCGGGATTCAGATGGCAGCGACCCGCTCTTTTGGGCGAAGCCGAAAAGGATCGCGCGGGGGCATGCGGCTGCTGCCGCTTGCATCTGCGATCGCCGGGGGGCCTTTTGTGCGTGTGCTCAGCGCCGCCGGCCCCCGCTGCCGCGGCCCATGCGGCGGCCGGAGCGCCGGGGCCCCATGCCGGACCGGCGGCAGCCGCCCACCTGGCGCGGGTCGCCGGGCTGGCGACCGCTGGGGTAATTTGGCCGCAGGTTTTGAAGCGCGTTGCCGATCCCGGAAACCACCCGCTCGCCGATGGCCCGCAATTGCGCCATCAGAGACGTGCCGCCGGGGTCGGCGGGCGTTGGCCGGGGGCTTTCGGCGGCGCCAGCGTGTTCCGACGACCGGTCTGGCGACCGTTCGGCCGTCGCTGCCCGGGGCCGGGGGGCTTCTTCGGGGGCTCGGGCCTGGTAAGTCTGCAGGGCCTCGTAGGCCGCGTTTACCTCCTTGAGGCGTTCT from Desulfobacteraceae bacterium carries:
- a CDS encoding J domain-containing protein; its protein translation is MELQRCYEVLGIQAPASPEAVHQAYKAQVKFFHPDRFTDDPGQRRLAEERLKEVNAAYEALQTYQARAPEEAPRPRAATAERSPDRSSEHAGAAESPRPTPADPGGTSLMAQLRAIGERVVSGIGNALQNLRPNYPSGRQPGDPRQVGGCRRSGMGPRRSGRRMGRGSGGRRR